The following proteins are encoded in a genomic region of Haloarcula marina:
- a CDS encoding PKD domain-containing protein: protein MTESQEEQREKLRAVWLSALLVFSVFAPMVFAATPVAGNTISVGNTESGNAPMADVPDAEIDPSSDSDIPVSYNVENTGLSGSELGLRLINDSSPGDEIVKQIMGLDGAKGTGVTLTVPADTIGATSQVKLTVIDGSNPEDPQPIAGASDTATITVSAGNTPSNTNPTASLSVTPSEFTAGDTLTFDASGSTDPDGTIETYIWDFDGDGQSDKTTTSATTTATVDKTGTFEPSVTVFDNDNGGDFATAEVTGSAPGAPSAALSASPTDPAVDETVTFDASGSTDSEGSVEQYEWDFDGDGTYEQTTSSATVTHAYDSVDFYTATVRVTDNDGYTDTETVDITVGDAGDPVAWFYTQPSSSQFPSAYAAVSESVTFDATNSFDRDGSITKYEWDFDGDGTYDATGSSVTHTYSSKGTYDAKLRITDDNGNTATRSLNVFVGASPAVLSSDISYAGSGTQPTMSDITVDAFFSSDLLQVQVINDTAEGFDDRYELEGVGVDETTELTISVTMDDYVPRSLIGSGHDVTWTRTNNGDGTWTVTITGTPAELQYYFTEEGGTPTEWGDKEGEYYTASNARNQSMTFAVTDLDVFETQRKHRLNSSTFITDAQSFGQPKYDTSGPTDSVKLSLGAPHYNADGTLNTGFFEAYLPPAMLDHWGVEASALSGSFQGATRQSTITSTKDGGARIDFSVHYSEGDAAITVDNTAPTADAGSAQTVGVGETVTFDGTASSDNAEIDSYEWDFDGDGSYDATGATPTHAFSSPGTYTVTLKVTDGAGNTDTDTVTITVEDTTAPTAEAGNDQTVKVDETVSFDGTGSTDNVGVNSYEWDFDGDGTYDATGSSVTHSFGSSGTETVTLRVTDAAGNTDTDTLTVTVEQKSGSGDGDGPAVVNPSQSTDDTDDTVTPTPTETPTPTDDTETNTTAEPTNTTDEVVTETDDATANTTEDVGDSEPEPTATPEPTPEPTDSDDDSSSSESSDDEGGDSGGQTAAEPTTTADGPGFGAVVALLGLVSGALLARRRPSQ, encoded by the coding sequence GTGACCGAATCACAGGAAGAACAACGCGAAAAACTCCGTGCAGTGTGGCTCTCAGCGCTGCTCGTGTTCTCCGTGTTCGCGCCCATGGTGTTCGCCGCCACGCCGGTGGCGGGCAACACGATTAGCGTGGGCAACACGGAGTCCGGGAACGCGCCGATGGCCGACGTCCCCGATGCCGAGATAGACCCGAGTAGCGATTCGGACATCCCGGTGTCGTACAACGTCGAAAACACTGGCCTCTCCGGGAGCGAACTCGGACTGCGTCTGATCAACGATAGCTCCCCGGGCGACGAAATCGTGAAACAAATCATGGGACTGGATGGGGCCAAAGGGACCGGCGTCACGTTGACGGTTCCCGCCGATACAATCGGCGCGACCAGCCAAGTGAAACTGACCGTCATCGACGGCAGTAACCCCGAAGACCCACAGCCGATTGCCGGTGCCAGCGACACGGCGACGATTACCGTCTCCGCGGGGAACACGCCGTCGAACACCAACCCGACGGCGTCCCTGTCGGTGACGCCCAGCGAGTTCACCGCAGGCGACACGCTGACTTTCGACGCCTCCGGGTCCACCGACCCCGACGGGACCATCGAGACGTACATCTGGGACTTCGACGGTGACGGGCAGAGCGACAAGACCACCACGTCGGCGACGACTACTGCGACGGTCGACAAGACCGGAACCTTCGAACCGTCCGTCACGGTCTTCGACAACGACAACGGCGGGGACTTCGCCACTGCTGAGGTGACCGGGTCCGCGCCGGGCGCGCCGAGTGCGGCCCTCTCCGCCTCGCCGACCGACCCCGCCGTCGACGAGACGGTTACCTTCGACGCCTCCGGGTCCACCGACTCGGAGGGGTCCGTCGAGCAGTACGAGTGGGACTTCGACGGCGACGGCACGTACGAGCAGACCACCAGTTCGGCCACCGTCACGCACGCCTACGACAGTGTGGACTTCTACACCGCGACGGTCCGTGTCACCGACAACGACGGGTACACCGACACCGAAACCGTCGACATCACCGTCGGGGACGCCGGTGACCCCGTGGCGTGGTTCTACACGCAGCCCTCGTCCTCGCAGTTCCCGTCGGCCTACGCCGCCGTCAGCGAGTCGGTCACCTTCGATGCGACCAACTCCTTCGACCGCGACGGGTCGATAACGAAGTACGAGTGGGACTTCGACGGTGACGGCACCTACGACGCGACTGGCTCGTCAGTCACCCACACCTACAGTAGTAAGGGGACCTACGACGCGAAACTGCGAATCACCGACGACAACGGAAACACCGCGACGCGGAGTCTCAACGTGTTCGTCGGTGCATCGCCGGCGGTCCTCTCCAGCGACATCAGTTACGCCGGGAGCGGCACGCAACCGACGATGAGCGACATCACGGTGGACGCGTTCTTCTCGTCGGACCTCCTGCAGGTGCAGGTCATCAACGACACCGCCGAAGGCTTCGACGACCGCTACGAACTCGAAGGCGTCGGCGTCGACGAGACGACCGAACTGACCATCTCGGTGACGATGGACGACTACGTCCCGCGGTCGCTCATCGGGAGCGGGCACGACGTGACGTGGACGCGAACCAACAACGGCGACGGAACGTGGACGGTCACGATTACCGGGACGCCCGCCGAACTGCAGTACTACTTCACGGAGGAAGGTGGCACCCCGACGGAATGGGGTGACAAAGAGGGAGAGTACTACACGGCGTCGAACGCGCGCAATCAGTCGATGACCTTCGCCGTCACCGACTTGGACGTCTTCGAGACCCAGCGGAAACACCGACTGAACAGTTCGACGTTCATCACCGACGCGCAGAGCTTCGGCCAACCGAAGTACGACACCTCCGGTCCGACTGACTCGGTCAAACTCTCGCTCGGTGCGCCGCACTACAACGCCGACGGGACGCTCAACACCGGGTTCTTCGAAGCGTACCTGCCACCGGCGATGCTGGACCACTGGGGCGTCGAGGCGTCGGCCCTCAGCGGGTCCTTCCAGGGCGCGACCCGCCAGTCGACGATTACGAGCACGAAAGACGGCGGTGCGCGAATCGACTTCAGCGTCCACTACTCCGAAGGCGACGCGGCTATCACCGTCGACAACACCGCACCCACTGCGGACGCGGGCAGCGCACAGACCGTCGGCGTCGGCGAGACGGTCACCTTCGACGGGACCGCATCGTCGGACAACGCCGAGATAGACAGTTACGAGTGGGATTTCGACGGTGACGGCTCCTACGACGCCACCGGCGCGACGCCGACCCACGCGTTCAGCAGTCCCGGCACCTACACGGTCACCCTGAAAGTGACCGACGGCGCGGGTAACACGGACACCGATACGGTGACCATCACCGTCGAGGACACCACCGCACCGACGGCAGAAGCCGGGAACGACCAGACGGTGAAGGTCGACGAGACAGTCTCGTTCGACGGGACTGGCTCGACCGATAACGTCGGCGTCAACAGCTACGAGTGGGACTTCGACGGCGACGGTACCTACGACGCCACCGGGTCGAGTGTGACCCACTCCTTCGGCAGCAGCGGCACGGAAACGGTCACGCTACGCGTGACTGACGCGGCCGGGAACACCGACACCGACACGCTCACCGTCACGGTCGAGCAGAAGAGCGGTAGCGGTGACGGTGACGGCCCCGCGGTGGTCAACCCGTCGCAATCGACCGACGACACCGACGACACCGTGACGCCCACGCCGACCGAGACGCCCACGCCGACCGACGATACCGAGACGAACACCACCGCCGAACCGACCAACACTACCGACGAGGTGGTGACCGAGACCGACGACGCGACGGCGAACACCACCGAGGATGTCGGGGACTCGGAACCCGAACCGACGGCGACGCCGGAACCGACGCCCGAACCGACCGACTCCGACGACGACTCGTCGAGTTCCGAGTCGAGCGACGACGAGGGCGGCGACAGCGGCGGACAGACGGCCGCAGAACCGACGACGACGGCTGACGGCCCCGGATTCGGCGCAGTCGTGGCCCTACTCGGCCTCGTCAGCGGGGCGCTCCTCGCCCGCAGACGGCCGTCGCAGTAA
- a CDS encoding phytoene/squalene synthase family protein — MSQNHTGRSSQEDIEWCYDAVHRVSRTFSLTIAELDEPMARDICVGYLLCRVADTVEDAGHIPPAAQADLLRLYSRVLDPATDASVRAFDEAAAEWLPETRSADWEVVANAARAVGVFRSLETQSLDAIRGPVRELVDGMAMFVDRYADEGGLRIRTLDELEEYCWYAAGTVGTLVTGLVAPDATDAQREQMEDNARAFALLLQLVNVAKDAATDIEEENNVYLPLELLEEQGLDHDDVGDTNRVDALVPVIERVTDRAESYLDGAQRWLDAMPETRGNTLSAWAIPFLLAVGTIRELRARPADVIEEGNVKITREEVHAVCQQFVGEDDPAVADLRAKIRERPLHEY; from the coding sequence AACTCGACGAGCCGATGGCGCGCGACATCTGCGTCGGGTATCTTCTCTGCCGGGTCGCCGACACCGTCGAAGACGCGGGGCACATCCCTCCGGCGGCGCAGGCGGACCTCCTCCGCCTATACAGTCGGGTGTTGGACCCCGCCACCGACGCCTCGGTCCGTGCCTTCGACGAGGCGGCCGCCGAGTGGCTTCCCGAAACCCGGTCGGCCGACTGGGAAGTCGTCGCCAACGCCGCCCGCGCCGTCGGCGTCTTCCGGTCGCTGGAGACCCAGTCGCTCGACGCTATCCGCGGACCGGTCCGCGAACTCGTCGACGGGATGGCGATGTTCGTCGACCGATACGCCGACGAGGGCGGCCTGCGCATTCGGACGCTCGACGAACTCGAAGAGTACTGTTGGTACGCCGCCGGAACCGTCGGAACCCTCGTGACAGGTCTCGTGGCCCCCGACGCGACGGACGCACAGCGCGAGCAGATGGAGGACAACGCGCGGGCGTTCGCCCTCCTGCTCCAGTTGGTCAACGTCGCCAAGGACGCCGCCACGGACATCGAAGAGGAGAACAACGTCTACCTCCCGCTGGAACTGCTGGAAGAACAGGGATTGGACCACGACGACGTGGGCGACACGAACCGCGTCGACGCCCTGGTGCCGGTCATCGAACGGGTCACAGACCGCGCCGAGAGCTACCTCGACGGCGCGCAGCGCTGGCTCGACGCGATGCCGGAGACGCGGGGCAACACGCTCTCGGCGTGGGCCATCCCGTTCTTGCTGGCCGTCGGGACCATCCGCGAACTGCGGGCGCGCCCGGCCGACGTTATCGAAGAGGGGAACGTCAAAATCACTCGCGAGGAGGTCCACGCCGTCTGCCAGCAGTTCGTCGGCGAGGACGACCCGGCCGTCGCGGACCTGCGCGCGAAGATTCGCGAGCGCCCGCTCCACGAGTACTGA